The following proteins are co-located in the Elusimicrobiota bacterium genome:
- the hcp gene encoding hydroxylamine reductase: MFCYQCEQRTRGGAGCMQFSNCGKDPETGVLMDLLEHACKGISQYAHRARLLGAKDRELDVFVVEALFTTVTNVNFDAARIEQWVRRAAELKDKARRLYEDAARKAGKTPETLTGPAAWKPAADRKGLLHQSTEASVMGSIRRHGPDVAGLQELAKYGLKGMAAYAEHARVLGKEDEAVYAFVHETLSTLASDPTDAGALTGLALKVGEVNFKVMELLDGANTGSYGHPEPTQARVTPVKGKCILVSGHDLKDLELLLKQTEGRGLNVYTHGEMLPALAYPGLKKYKHLVGNYGGAWQDQREEFAEFPGAILMTTNCIQNPEGYVGRIFTSGLVGWPGVRHITDGDFSPVIEAALEAPGFPEDEEPKHITVGFGRNAVLGVADKVIDAVKAGKIRRFFLIGGCDGAKPGRDYYTELAEAVPKDCVIMTLACGKYRFNKLDFGDIGGIPRLLDIGQCNDAYSAIQIALALAGAFKCGVNDLPLSLVLSWYEQKAVAILLTLLHLGVKDIRLGPTLPAFVGPGVLKVLVDTFGLKAIGTPEKDLEDMLKPVAA; this comes from the coding sequence ATGTTCTGCTATCAGTGCGAACAGCGGACGCGCGGCGGCGCCGGCTGCATGCAGTTCAGCAACTGCGGAAAGGACCCGGAGACCGGAGTGCTCATGGACCTGCTCGAGCACGCCTGCAAGGGGATATCTCAGTATGCGCACCGCGCCCGGCTCTTGGGCGCGAAGGACCGCGAGCTCGACGTCTTCGTCGTCGAGGCGCTCTTCACCACCGTCACCAACGTGAACTTCGACGCCGCGCGCATCGAGCAATGGGTGCGCCGCGCCGCGGAGCTCAAGGACAAGGCGCGACGGCTCTATGAGGATGCCGCGCGCAAGGCCGGCAAGACTCCGGAGACCCTCACGGGCCCCGCCGCGTGGAAGCCCGCCGCCGACCGCAAGGGGCTGCTCCACCAGTCCACGGAGGCGAGCGTCATGGGCTCCATCCGCCGCCACGGCCCCGACGTCGCCGGGCTCCAGGAGCTCGCGAAGTACGGGCTCAAGGGCATGGCCGCCTACGCCGAGCACGCCCGCGTGCTGGGCAAGGAGGACGAGGCCGTCTACGCGTTCGTCCACGAGACGCTCTCCACGCTCGCCTCCGACCCGACCGACGCCGGCGCCCTGACCGGGCTCGCGCTCAAGGTGGGCGAGGTGAACTTCAAGGTCATGGAGCTGCTCGACGGCGCGAACACGGGCTCCTACGGACATCCCGAACCGACCCAGGCGCGCGTCACTCCGGTGAAGGGCAAGTGCATCCTCGTCTCCGGGCACGACCTCAAGGACCTCGAGCTCCTGCTCAAGCAGACCGAGGGACGGGGACTCAACGTCTACACCCACGGCGAGATGCTGCCTGCGCTCGCCTATCCGGGCCTCAAGAAGTACAAGCACCTCGTCGGCAACTACGGCGGGGCCTGGCAGGACCAGCGCGAGGAGTTCGCGGAGTTCCCCGGCGCGATCCTCATGACCACCAACTGCATCCAGAACCCCGAGGGCTACGTCGGCCGCATCTTCACTTCCGGCCTCGTGGGCTGGCCGGGCGTGCGGCACATCACCGACGGGGACTTCTCCCCGGTCATCGAGGCCGCGCTCGAGGCGCCGGGCTTCCCCGAGGACGAGGAGCCCAAGCACATCACCGTCGGCTTCGGCCGCAACGCGGTGCTGGGCGTCGCGGACAAGGTCATCGACGCCGTGAAGGCGGGCAAGATCCGCCGCTTCTTCCTCATCGGCGGGTGCGACGGGGCGAAGCCCGGCCGCGACTACTACACCGAGCTCGCCGAGGCCGTGCCGAAGGACTGCGTGATCATGACGCTGGCCTGCGGCAAGTACCGCTTCAACAAGCTGGACTTCGGCGACATCGGCGGCATCCCGCGCCTGCTCGACATCGGGCAGTGCAACGACGCCTATTCCGCCATCCAGATCGCGCTGGCGCTCGCCGGGGCCTTCAAGTGCGGCGTCAACGACCTGCCGCTCTCGCTGGTGCTCAGCTGGTACGAGCAGAAGGCCGTCGCCATCCTGCTCACCCTGCTCCATCTCGGGGTCAAGGACATCCGGCTCGGGCCGACGCTTCCGGCCTTCGTCGGGCCCGGGGTGCTGAAGGTCCTCGTGGACACCTTCGGCCTCAAGGCCATCGGTACGCCGGAGAAGGACCTGGAGGATATGCTCAAGCCGGTCGCCGCGTAA
- a CDS encoding sodium:alanine symporter family protein: MNAIEALLSTVSGWVWGPPLLILLCGTHLFLTVRLGFVQKHLFTAIRISFSREKEGEGDVSQFGALMTALAATIGTGNIVGVATAVAAGGPGAVLWMWLTGVFGIATKYTEALLAVKYRVQNAKGEMCGGPMYALERGLGLRWLGILFAVFTAVAAFGIGNMVQANSIAAMLKESIGLSPWISGAVMTVLTAVVILGGIKSIARTCELLVPFMAIFYVLGCVILLAVGWRTLPDTVALILKTAFTGQAAVGGFLGAGVREALRYGVARGLFSNESGLGSAPIVAAAAQTRNPVRQALVSSTGTFWDTVVVCLMTGLVVVNSGAWQGGLKGAALTKAAFEGIPVVGPLILSVGLLTFVFSTILGWEYYGEKAAEYLFGARSALPYRWAWVAAVMLGSVTSLKAVWDFADVFNGLMAVPNLVALLLLAKVAAAETKEHLG, from the coding sequence ATGAACGCCATCGAAGCCCTGCTCTCCACCGTCAGCGGCTGGGTCTGGGGACCGCCGCTCCTGATCCTCCTCTGCGGCACCCACCTCTTCCTCACCGTCCGGCTCGGCTTCGTGCAGAAGCACCTCTTCACGGCCATCCGCATCTCCTTCTCGCGGGAGAAGGAGGGGGAGGGCGACGTGAGCCAGTTCGGCGCGCTCATGACCGCCCTGGCCGCCACCATCGGCACCGGCAACATCGTCGGCGTCGCCACCGCGGTCGCCGCCGGCGGGCCCGGCGCGGTGCTCTGGATGTGGCTGACCGGCGTTTTCGGCATCGCCACCAAGTATACGGAGGCCCTCCTCGCGGTGAAGTACCGCGTCCAGAACGCGAAGGGCGAGATGTGCGGCGGCCCCATGTACGCGCTGGAGCGGGGGCTCGGCCTGCGCTGGCTCGGCATCCTCTTCGCCGTCTTCACCGCCGTCGCCGCCTTCGGCATCGGCAACATGGTCCAGGCCAACTCCATCGCCGCGATGCTCAAGGAGTCGATCGGCCTCTCCCCGTGGATCTCCGGCGCGGTCATGACGGTCCTGACCGCCGTCGTCATCCTCGGCGGCATCAAGTCCATCGCCCGGACCTGCGAGCTCCTCGTCCCCTTCATGGCGATCTTCTACGTGCTCGGCTGCGTGATCCTCCTCGCCGTCGGCTGGCGCACCCTGCCCGACACGGTCGCGCTCATCCTGAAGACCGCGTTCACCGGGCAGGCGGCCGTGGGCGGCTTCCTCGGCGCGGGCGTCCGGGAGGCCCTGCGCTACGGCGTCGCGCGCGGGCTCTTCTCCAACGAGTCGGGCCTCGGTTCGGCGCCCATCGTGGCCGCGGCGGCCCAGACGCGCAATCCCGTGCGGCAGGCGCTGGTCTCCTCGACCGGGACCTTCTGGGACACCGTCGTCGTCTGCCTCATGACCGGCCTCGTCGTGGTCAACTCGGGCGCGTGGCAGGGGGGGCTCAAGGGCGCGGCGCTCACGAAGGCGGCCTTCGAGGGCATCCCCGTCGTCGGCCCGCTCATCCTCAGCGTCGGCCTGCTGACCTTCGTCTTCTCCACCATCCTGGGCTGGGAGTACTACGGCGAGAAGGCGGCCGAGTACCTCTTCGGCGCCCGCTCCGCGCTGCCCTACCGCTGGGCCTGGGTCGCCGCGGTCATGCTCGGCTCGGTCACCTCGCTGAAGGCGGTCTGGGACTTCGCCGACGTCTTCAACGGCCTCATGGCCGTGCCCAACCTCGTCGCCCTCCTCCTGCTGGCCAAGGTCGCCGCCGCCGAGACCAAAGAGCATCTCGGCTGA
- a CDS encoding 4Fe-4S binding protein, whose amino-acid sequence MSSDMAMKKTTRKIVHIDEEKCDGCGLCVPSCAEGAIKIVDGKAKLLADNLCDGLGACLGECPRGAITVTERAADAYDEAAAARASASSRAVPSPLGPDEGTARASASSRAVPSPLGPDEGVHAFKKKSAHAHAHPHPHGGGGCPGSRMQNLIVNAGAPDSGPRPSRLGHWPVQLTLLPEGGPLWDGTDLLFAADCVPFAMPDFHERLLGGKTLAVACPKLDDNDAYVEKLSRIFADNEVRSVTVVRMEVPCCGGLEHIVLQALAASGKKLPVRSVLVGVRGAVLGERAL is encoded by the coding sequence ATGAGCAGCGACATGGCGATGAAGAAGACCACGCGCAAGATCGTCCATATCGACGAGGAGAAGTGCGACGGCTGCGGGCTCTGCGTGCCGAGCTGCGCCGAGGGCGCCATCAAGATCGTCGACGGCAAGGCGAAGCTCCTCGCGGACAACCTCTGCGACGGGCTCGGGGCCTGCCTCGGCGAGTGCCCGCGCGGCGCCATCACGGTCACGGAACGCGCCGCCGACGCCTACGATGAAGCGGCTGCGGCGCGCGCGTCGGCCTCCTCTCGCGCCGTCCCTTCGCCGCTAGGGCCCGACGAAGGGACGGCGCGCGCGTCGGCCTCCTCTCGCGCCGTCCCTTCGCCGCTAGGGCCCGACGAAGGGGTCCATGCCTTCAAGAAGAAGTCGGCGCACGCCCATGCGCACCCTCATCCGCACGGGGGAGGCGGCTGCCCCGGCTCCCGCATGCAGAACCTCATCGTGAATGCCGGGGCCCCGGACTCCGGGCCCCGGCCTTCACGATTGGGACATTGGCCGGTGCAGCTGACGCTGCTCCCCGAGGGCGGGCCGCTCTGGGACGGGACCGACCTCCTCTTCGCGGCCGACTGCGTTCCCTTCGCCATGCCCGACTTCCACGAGCGCCTGCTCGGGGGGAAGACGCTGGCCGTGGCCTGCCCCAAGCTCGACGACAACGACGCCTACGTCGAGAAGCTCTCGCGCATCTTCGCGGACAACGAGGTGCGCTCCGTCACCGTCGTGCGCATGGAAGTGCCCTGCTGCGGGGGCTTGGAGCACATCGTGCTCCAGGCGCTCGCGGCGTCCGGGAAGAAGCTCCCCGTCCGCAGCGTCCTGGTGGGCGTGCGCGGGGCCGTTCTTGGTGAGAGGGCGTTGTAG
- a CDS encoding aminoacetone oxidase family FAD-binding enzyme translates to MASNDIMVSMKPTVVVVGGGASGLAAAVTAARAGAKVVLLEKGKALGRKILASGGGRCNLFHRDPRPERYHGGDPAFVRTVLAAFGAADARAFFEGLGLLLMEEPDGRVFPRCGKSRAVVDVLQSAANELGVDVRLETGVAGFERAAADFLVRLDDGQAVGAGRVLLCCGAPSYPQLGGSRSGLELARALGHSFVEPTPALVPLLVREGWIRKLEGTRVEAVLRAEARGRVLAQARGELLFTAYGLSGPAALDVSREALRALAAGPVACAVDLFPETPEDAFLGSLRERAARFPARSLKGLLVGMLPESVPDVFLERNGFDRHAAVSSLEKGRLEALGRALKGWRFELAGARPWEDAMVSAGGVRLEEVRPETLESRKVPGLHLAGELLDVDGDSGGFNLHFAWATGILAARAAVPSR, encoded by the coding sequence ATGGCTTCTAATGATATCATGGTCTCGATGAAGCCCACCGTCGTCGTGGTCGGAGGAGGAGCGTCCGGGCTCGCGGCGGCCGTCACGGCCGCGCGCGCCGGCGCGAAGGTCGTCCTGCTCGAGAAGGGCAAGGCCCTCGGCCGCAAGATCCTCGCCAGCGGCGGCGGCCGCTGCAACCTCTTCCACCGCGACCCCCGGCCCGAACGCTATCACGGCGGAGACCCCGCCTTCGTCCGGACCGTGCTCGCCGCCTTCGGCGCCGCCGACGCCCGCGCCTTCTTCGAGGGACTCGGCCTCCTGCTCATGGAGGAGCCCGACGGGCGCGTCTTCCCGCGCTGCGGCAAGTCCCGCGCCGTCGTGGACGTGCTCCAGTCGGCGGCCAACGAGCTCGGCGTCGACGTGCGCCTCGAGACCGGCGTCGCCGGCTTCGAGCGCGCCGCCGCGGACTTCCTCGTGAGACTCGACGACGGCCAGGCGGTGGGCGCCGGACGCGTCCTCCTCTGCTGCGGCGCCCCCTCCTATCCCCAGCTCGGCGGCTCGCGCTCCGGCCTCGAGCTCGCGCGCGCTCTCGGCCACTCCTTCGTGGAACCCACCCCCGCGCTCGTCCCCCTCCTCGTGCGCGAAGGCTGGATCCGCAAGCTCGAGGGGACCCGCGTGGAGGCCGTCCTGCGCGCCGAGGCGCGCGGCCGCGTCCTCGCCCAGGCCCGCGGAGAGCTCCTCTTCACCGCCTACGGCCTTTCCGGCCCCGCGGCGCTCGACGTCAGCCGCGAGGCCCTGCGCGCGCTGGCCGCGGGACCCGTCGCCTGCGCCGTGGACCTCTTCCCCGAGACGCCGGAGGACGCGTTCCTCGGCTCCCTGCGTGAGCGGGCCGCACGCTTCCCCGCGCGCTCGCTCAAGGGCCTCCTGGTCGGCATGCTCCCCGAGAGCGTGCCGGACGTGTTCCTCGAGCGCAACGGCTTCGACCGCCACGCGGCGGTCTCCTCGCTCGAGAAAGGACGCCTCGAGGCGCTCGGCCGGGCGCTGAAGGGCTGGCGCTTCGAGCTCGCGGGCGCACGGCCATGGGAAGACGCGATGGTGAGCGCCGGAGGGGTCCGCCTCGAAGAGGTCCGCCCCGAGACGCTCGAGTCCCGCAAGGTCCCGGGCCTCCATCTCGCCGGAGAGCTGCTGGACGTGGACGGCGACAGCGGCGGCTTCAACCTGCACTTCGCCTGGGCCACCGGCATCCTCGCCGCCCGCGCCGCCGTCCCCTCCAGATAG
- a CDS encoding pseudouridine synthase: MAEHPSSATLLMLHKPKGCVVTTSDEKGRRTVYDCLPDWARREGWMPVGRLDMDSKGLLLFSKGGVDVDALTRPGTLRKTYEVWVRGMVTDEHLALALQGVETPEGLCRALSVERMGGAGPKTRLKVVLDEGKNRHIRRLFGAMKDPKFGTPLKVLELKRIAIGDLKLDIPSGEWRFLSAAEAAALIPSK; this comes from the coding sequence ATGGCCGAACATCCCTCCTCCGCGACGCTGCTCATGCTCCACAAGCCGAAGGGCTGCGTCGTCACGACCTCCGACGAGAAAGGGCGCCGCACCGTCTACGACTGCCTCCCCGACTGGGCGCGCCGCGAGGGCTGGATGCCCGTCGGCCGGCTCGACATGGACTCGAAGGGGCTCCTGCTCTTCTCGAAGGGCGGCGTCGACGTCGACGCGCTCACCCGGCCCGGGACGCTGCGCAAGACCTACGAGGTCTGGGTGCGCGGGATGGTCACCGACGAGCACCTCGCGCTGGCCCTCCAGGGCGTCGAGACCCCCGAAGGTCTGTGCCGCGCGCTCTCGGTCGAGCGTATGGGCGGAGCGGGCCCGAAGACGCGGCTCAAGGTCGTCCTGGACGAGGGGAAGAACCGCCACATCCGCCGCCTCTTCGGCGCGATGAAGGACCCCAAGTTCGGCACCCCTCTGAAAGTCCTCGAGCTCAAGCGCATCGCGATCGGCGACCTGAAGCTGGACATCCCGTCCGGCGAATGGCGCTTTTTAAGCGCCGCTGAAGCCGCCGCGCTTATTCCCTCCAAATAA
- a CDS encoding nucleotidyltransferase family protein, with protein MENAAFALLLAAGRGKRAGGPKAWLDCGGTTLLERQVRFLRGRFPPLAVAVSVQPLWLDRCRALDGGVHWVPVDPDLPPLAALQSLLEVLHDGRWAFLHHVDMPVWEGELFDALWARRADAERGGSEAVVPVHGGRGGHPVLLAPAALAALRALDPLAERLDRWLHGRPTLRVDVPQACVLENWNLPGNMRPFPG; from the coding sequence ATGGAGAACGCCGCTTTCGCGCTGCTGCTGGCGGCCGGGCGGGGGAAGCGGGCGGGCGGGCCCAAGGCCTGGCTCGACTGCGGCGGGACGACGCTCCTCGAGCGGCAGGTCCGCTTCCTGCGCGGGCGCTTCCCGCCGCTCGCCGTCGCGGTCTCGGTCCAGCCGCTCTGGCTCGACCGCTGCCGCGCCCTCGACGGGGGAGTGCACTGGGTCCCCGTGGACCCGGACCTGCCGCCGCTCGCGGCGCTCCAGTCCCTGCTCGAGGTGCTCCACGACGGGCGCTGGGCCTTCCTCCATCACGTGGACATGCCGGTCTGGGAGGGGGAGCTCTTCGACGCCCTCTGGGCGCGGCGCGCGGACGCCGAGCGCGGCGGCTCCGAGGCCGTCGTCCCCGTCCACGGCGGGCGCGGCGGGCATCCGGTGCTCCTCGCTCCCGCGGCCCTCGCGGCCCTGCGCGCGCTCGACCCGCTCGCCGAGCGGCTCGACCGCTGGCTGCACGGCCGGCCGACCCTGCGCGTCGACGTCCCGCAGGCCTGCGTCCTCGAGAACTGGAATCTTCCGGGGAACATGAGGCCGTTCCCCGGATAG
- a CDS encoding Crp/Fnr family transcriptional regulator, which yields MTPDPSAKFLRALKDAPMFSAVGDAALRRFFARCTLRRARAGELLFAAGARADRFYAVLHGRVKVYKISPKGDEQTLHLYGPGRTLGEAAMWARGGYPAFAAALEDSLLLAVSSEALRRSVAEDPDLVMGMLAGMSAKLQEFVRLIEELSLKDVPARLAGVLLAESRRAGGPRFTLRQSKKELAAQIGTIPETLSRAFAKLKAAGALEVRGASILIKDPALLQKLSR from the coding sequence ATGACGCCCGACCCCTCCGCCAAGTTCCTTCGCGCCCTCAAGGACGCGCCGATGTTCTCGGCGGTCGGCGACGCCGCCCTGCGCCGCTTCTTCGCGCGCTGCACCCTGCGGCGCGCGCGGGCCGGGGAGCTCCTCTTCGCCGCCGGCGCGCGGGCCGACCGCTTCTACGCGGTGCTCCACGGCCGGGTCAAGGTCTATAAGATCTCCCCGAAGGGCGACGAGCAGACTCTGCATCTCTACGGGCCGGGCCGCACCCTCGGCGAGGCCGCGATGTGGGCGCGCGGGGGCTATCCCGCCTTCGCCGCGGCTCTCGAGGACTCCCTGCTCCTCGCCGTCTCCAGCGAGGCCCTGCGCCGCTCCGTCGCCGAGGACCCGGACCTGGTCATGGGCATGCTCGCGGGGATGTCCGCCAAGCTCCAGGAGTTCGTGCGGCTCATCGAGGAGCTCTCGCTCAAGGACGTCCCGGCCCGGCTGGCCGGCGTCCTCCTCGCGGAGTCCCGCCGCGCGGGCGGTCCCCGCTTCACGCTGCGCCAGAGCAAGAAGGAGCTCGCGGCGCAGATCGGGACCATCCCGGAGACCCTCAGCCGGGCCTTCGCGAAGCTTAAAGCTGCGGGCGCCCTTGAGGTCCGCGGAGCCTCCATCCTTATCAAGGACCCCGCCCTCCTCCAAAAGCTCTCCCGCTAA